One Amaranthus tricolor cultivar Red isolate AtriRed21 chromosome 1, ASM2621246v1, whole genome shotgun sequence DNA window includes the following coding sequences:
- the LOC130805712 gene encoding BTB/POZ domain-containing protein At3g22104-like: MDMSKSVSGTENMIEQTETSLGEMSDWTWSDLLSALKENQDLTADACNSGLFQRCLNTLVGKLTLPAETSPCTSTSSPDSFGFRLSCDSRSTESLRTNSSRANRWFDDLLVLNENFIDMAVKSMVSLELDHGTISRFLFHYQKSKFIHAQSDEKCRILEMVVNNLGSLDQCSVPIKNLMGILRISLIYNISEVTRSRLETMIGSRLDEATLDNLLVPSPPGLNYLYDVNLILRFLKSFLSEGLANLSNDRIIRVAQLLDLYLAEVAPDPRLKPSKFTALATALPDSFRDSYDEMYHAMDMYLEVHTDLSEEETFNICSALNYEKLSLEACFDLSKNVKFPSRSTVQALLSQQTKLKSLVDDASHPKSRSSSPYYSSGGNGVKSRKDEQGEQLVLYAEKIDNVSEDDMIRAQLQGMQCKVTEWKKICQRMQNHVARMMRSKSSSNMNGRSLHRLCS; the protein is encoded by the exons ATGGATATGAGCAAATCTGTGTCTGGGACTGAGAATATGATAGAGCAGACAGAAACGTCGCTTGGAGAGATGAGCGATTGGACTTGGTCTGATCTTTTGTCAGCTCTAAAGGAAAATCAAGATTTGACTGCTGATGCCTGTAATTCTGGTTTATTTCAAAGATGCTTAAATACTCTTGTGGGGAAGTTGACGCTGCCTGCTGAAACCAGCCCGTGCACATCTACTTCATCACCCGACAGCTTTGGTTTTCGGCTTTCATGTGATTCTCGGAGCACAGAGAGCTTGCGAACAAACAGCTCCCGAGCAAATCGGTGGTTCGACGATCTATTGGTTCTGAACGAGAATTTTATCGATATGGCTGTCAAATCTATGGTGTCTTTAGAGTTAGACCATGGGACAATAAGCAGGTTCCTCTTTCATTACCAGAAATCAAAATTTATTCATGCACAATCAGATGAAAAGTGCAGAATACTTGAGATGGTGGTCAACAATTTAGGTTCTCTTGATCAGTGTTCAGTACCAATCAAAAATTTGATGGGGATTCTAAGAATTTCACTAATCTACAACATAAGTGAAGTCACCAGAAGTAGATTAGAAACTATGATTGGTTCGAGACTCGATGAAGCAACGTTGGATAATCTCCTCGTTCCATCTCCACCAGGGTTGAACTATCTCTATGATGTGAACCTTATTCTAAGGTTCCTAAAATCATTTCTTAGTGAAGGGTTAGCTAATCTTTCAAATGATAGAATTATAAGAGTTGCACAATTATTGGATTTGTATTTGGCAGAAGTTGCTCCAGACCCGCGTTTAAAACCATCCAAGTTTACTGCTCTCGCCACTGCATTACCCGACTCTTTCAGAGACTCGTACGATGAAATGTACCATGCCATGGATATGTACTTGGAG GTCCATACAGATCTATCCGAGGAAGAGACTTTTAATATCTGTTCTGCTTTGAACTATGAGAAGCTCTCACTAGAAGCATGTTTTGACCTTTCAAAGAATGTAAAATTCCCATCAAGATCGACTGTTCAAGCCCTTTTATCTCAACAAACGAAGCTTAAAAGTTTGGTAGATGATGCAAGTCATCCAAAATCGCGCTcttcttcaccttattacagtTCCGGTGGAAATGGAGTCAAAAGTAGAAAAGATGAGCAAGGTGAGCAGCTTGTTCTTTATGCTGAAAAAATCGATAATGTGAGTGAGGATGATATGATTAGAGCACAGTTACAAGGAATGCAATGCAAAGTGACAGAGTGGAAGAAAATATGTCAGAGAATGCAAAATCATGTGGCAAGAATGATGAGATCAAAATCATCTAGCAATATGAATGGCAGATCATTGCATAGACTATGCTCATAA